In Drosophila simulans strain w501 chromosome 3R, Prin_Dsim_3.1, whole genome shotgun sequence, a single window of DNA contains:
- the LOC27206674 gene encoding uncharacterized protein LOC27206674 — MALAALLASDSIPILEVYWVRRTFYGHAVLFVGGVGIPHCDDFPHNTRHNGPHIIESYLMASSASTAWDPLVKSSAQQSELPAVEIGYSFVPTGGSQMHLLTTEA; from the exons ATGGCCCTAGCTGCGCTTCTGGCCTCTGATTCTATTCCGATACTCGAAGTCTATTGGGTCAGGCGAACGTTTTATGGGCACGCTGTTCTCTTTGTGGGAGGAGTAGGAATTCCTCATTGCGACGATTTCCCGCATAATACCCGCCATAATGGGCCGCACATAATTGAAAGTTATTTGATGGCTTCTTCTGCATCGACGGCCTGGGATCCGCTCGTAAAATCAAGTGCCCAGCAATCCGAG TTGCCGGCTGTCGAGATTGGATACTCGTTCGTACCCACGGGGGGCAGTCAAATGCACCTGCTGACCACTGAAGCTTAA